The genome window AGCCCGACCAGGATGATTTCGTAAAAGCGCGGCGGGGTGAAGGACGCCCAGGGGAGCGGCAGGCTCTGAATCAGAATGGCTCCTACCAGTACCATACCAAACAGGATTGTGGTCAGCAGATACCTGCGGAAATAGCCGTTTTGCAGGAAATTGGTTTGCACAGTGGCAAAGCGTTTCAATCCTGCCAGCCCGCGCTCGTATCCGCGTTCAGGGCTGATGGGACTCAGGGCTTGCAAGATGGTTTGCACGGCGTGCTGATAGCGCGTTCGGCTGAATCCCAGCACAGCGCCTATCCCTAAGGTAAGGGCGCTCAATGCCAGCATGGGTGTCCAGCCGTGCCAGAGGGAGAGTTTGACCGGCGTGCTTTTGAGCAGCGCTGCCTCTACAGCAGGTTGCACCAGGGCTTTGGAAGCCACGCTCGGAAGCAATCCAAGGGTGAGGGAAATCAGCGCAAGAATCAGCGGCGGAAGCCACAGGAAGACGTCCTCACCGTGCGCTTCGGCAGTTTTCTCGCCGGATTTTGTCCAGAAAGGCAGGAAGGCAACCCAGAGACCCACAGCCGTCAACTCTGCAAGGGCAATCAGGACAATAAGGGTATTCCCGCCGCTGGCGCTTTCCAGCGAGGCTTCGTAGATCAGTTCTTTGGAGATAAAGCCCAGTGCCGGCGGAATGCCCAGCATGGAAATCCCCGCCAGCGCCGCCGCAAGCGCAGTGAGGGGCATTTTGCCCGCCAGCGCATTCAATCGGTTGATGTCGCGGGTGTGTGTGCTGTGGTCAATTCCGCCTGCTACAAAGAAGAGCGCGCCTTTATACAGGGCATGTGCCAGAATGAGCGCCATGGCGCTTTTAATTGCCAGGGAATCCCCCAGTCCGATTAAAAACATCATGGTCCCCAGCGAAGCCACGGTGGTGTATGCCAGCAGGCGCTTCAGGTCGGTTTGTGCCAGTGCCAGCATCGCCCCAGCCAGCAGGGTTGCCAATCCAAACAGGGTGAGCAGGGTGTGCCATGCAGGTGTCCCGCCGAGCGCAGGGGTCAGGCGCGCCAGCAGGTACACCCCCGCCTTCACCATGGTAGCCGAGTGCAGGTAAGCGCTGACCGGGGTGGGCGCCGCCATGGCTCCGGGCAACCAGAAATGGAAGGGGAACTGAGCACTTTTGGTAAACGCCCCTGCCAGAATGAGCAGTAGCACCGGCAGAGACAACCTGCTTTGAACAATCCAGTTTCCTTGAGAGTTGATGACCGATAACCTGTTGGAACCGGTGATGAGCGCCAGTCCTACCAACCCGGCGAGCAACGCCAGCCCGCCCCCTGCGGTGACCAGCAGGGCTTGCAGGGCGGCTTTGCGGGCTTTTTCCTCATGATGTTCCAGTCCAATCAGCAGGAAGGAAGAAATGCTGGTGAGTTCCCAGAAAATGAAAAGCAGGAAAATGTCCTCGCTCCACACCACCCCCAGCATGGCAGTCATGAACAGAAATAGAAACCCGTAAAAGCGGTTTTCCTGAGGGTGATGATGAAGATAGCCGTGCGCATACAGCACCACCAGCGCGCCAATCCCGCTGATGAGCATGCCGAATAACCAACCCAAGCCGTCTATTCTTAAGGAAAGATTGACTCCAAGAGAAGATACCCATGGAATGGAAACTTCCACGGCAGACTGCTTTTGAATCAACTCGCTGGCGTTCCATAAAAGCGCCAGTGCCGCCAGAGGATAAGCGAGGAAGAACGGTAAACTCCATTCCCGCAAAAAGCGGCGCATCCATGGGGCGGTGAAAGTCAGCAGAAATCCTGTCAAGAGAAGCAAGGCAAATTCCATGGCGTTTTCTCCGAAGAATGGTTGTTTATATCTTACAGAAAACAAGATGTCTATGCAACTTTTTATAGAATCCAGGTAATGAAACACCTGCTGGTATTTGGATATAATACGGTATAATTCTTTACAGAAAATCTTTTTCTCGAAAGAATAAAACCGTATGAAAGACCCTGAACAGCGTTTTCAAGAATTGATGCAAAAATTGCGCAGTCGCGAGTACCGCTTAACCCCTCAACGGGTGGCGTTGATTCGTTTGCTGGCATCCAGCGAAGGACATCCAGACGCGGCTGAACTGTACCGCCGTTTGCTGGAGCAGTTTCCCACCACCAGCCTGGCTACCGTATACAAGACCCTGAATCTGCTCAAAGAGATGGGCGAAGTGCTGGAAATTGAAATTGATGGCATTGGGGGCGAAGGCAGTCGTTTTGACGGCAATGATCCTACTCCGCATCCGCATCTGATCTGTGTGCGTTGTCATCGCATTCTGGATGGGCAGGTCAGTTTGACCGAAGAGATTCTGCAAGCCGTGCAGGGGCAGTCGGGCTATCGGGTGATCAGCCATCGGCTGGATTTTTACGGTATTTGCCCCGAATGTCAGG of Anaerolinea thermophila UNI-1 contains these proteins:
- a CDS encoding Fur family transcriptional regulator, yielding MKDPEQRFQELMQKLRSREYRLTPQRVALIRLLASSEGHPDAAELYRRLLEQFPTTSLATVYKTLNLLKEMGEVLEIEIDGIGGEGSRFDGNDPTPHPHLICVRCHRILDGQVSLTEEILQAVQGQSGYRVISHRLDFYGICPECQAQGAN
- the mbhE gene encoding hydrogen gas-evolving membrane-bound hydrogenase subunit E; this translates as MEFALLLLTGFLLTFTAPWMRRFLREWSLPFFLAYPLAALALLWNASELIQKQSAVEVSIPWVSSLGVNLSLRIDGLGWLFGMLISGIGALVVLYAHGYLHHHPQENRFYGFLFLFMTAMLGVVWSEDIFLLFIFWELTSISSFLLIGLEHHEEKARKAALQALLVTAGGGLALLAGLVGLALITGSNRLSVINSQGNWIVQSRLSLPVLLLILAGAFTKSAQFPFHFWLPGAMAAPTPVSAYLHSATMVKAGVYLLARLTPALGGTPAWHTLLTLFGLATLLAGAMLALAQTDLKRLLAYTTVASLGTMMFLIGLGDSLAIKSAMALILAHALYKGALFFVAGGIDHSTHTRDINRLNALAGKMPLTALAAALAGISMLGIPPALGFISKELIYEASLESASGGNTLIVLIALAELTAVGLWVAFLPFWTKSGEKTAEAHGEDVFLWLPPLILALISLTLGLLPSVASKALVQPAVEAALLKSTPVKLSLWHGWTPMLALSALTLGIGAVLGFSRTRYQHAVQTILQALSPISPERGYERGLAGLKRFATVQTNFLQNGYFRRYLLTTILFGMVLVGAILIQSLPLPWASFTPPRFYEIILVGLILTGVFAVTRTSSRMAAAALLGMIGFTIALIYLLYSAPDLAMVQFTIETLSVILFVLVIYRLPQFTRTRGGRTAVLDVLVSVAAGVLVTVLVLSISAVPHDSLVTPFYAENSLKLAQGKNVVNVILVDFRGFDTLGEITVLALAGIGVFALLKLSGKSEAIRTPEKEEAE